Within Bremerella sp. JC817, the genomic segment CTCGAAGTCGAGGCCGCTGCTGAAGCCCAGATACTCGTGATACGGCCGGGCATAGCAATAGCTACAGCCATGAGCACAGCCGCGATATGGATTCAGGCTGTACGTGAACGGGATATCAGGACTGTCGTTCTTGGTGATCAGCGACTGCGTGGCATCGGCGAAATAGTCGGTCGCCACCTTTCGATCCGCCAACGCTTCGGTATCGGTCGGATCGAGATGCTCCAGATCGTTGGCAACACTCAGCCGCTCGAATCGATTGGTGGGATTGTCGCTTGTCCCGCGTCCCACTGCCTTACGAAGCGCGTCCATGGCAAACCGTCAGCCGAATAGGAAGAAACTCTCACAGCCAACAGTATACACACGTACACATGCGTGCCAAGCCAAATTTAGCCAGCGAATGGCGTCGTCACTGCCCCGCTGACGCCAGGCTCGCATAGGAAAAGCCCGCCGGCATGGGGATATTTCGCCAACTGATCGGCATCGAGTCCCTTGCGCGGGGTCGTGATGTAGAGCTGATCGAGCTTTTCGCCACCAAAGCAGCACGAAGTGACGTTCGGGCAGGGCATCTCAATCTTACCGATCAATTCGCCAGTGGCCGGGTTCCAGCGGCAAACGGAAGCTCCGCCCCACATTCCGGTCCATAACATCCCCTCGGCATCAATGGTCATGCCATCTGGTTTACCAATCCCCATCGACTCGGGTATATCGACAACAGTTCGACGATTGCAGATTGCCCCGGTTTCGATGTCGTAGTCGAACGCGTCGACTTTCCGCGTTGCCGTATCGATGTAATAGAAAACGGTGTGATCAGGCGACCAGCAAAGGCCGTTGCTGTTCACGACGCCGGGAACGACTGTTTCGTAATGGAACTGGCTGTCGAAGCGGTAGCAATTGGCATCGCCAGGGGTTCGCGTGTCAGAAATCGTCCCGGCAAATAGCCTTCCACGCGGATCGCATTTAGCGTCGTTGAACCGGGTGGTGGCTCCGTTGGTCTCAGGATTTGCAACCTTCACGATCTCACCGGTGGCAGGATTAAGCCGCACGATCCCATCACGAGTACCGACGATAATGTCGCCGCTGGTCGAAGCAATCGCGAAACTGCACTCCTTTTCGACGGTCCACGACTCGTTTTTGCCGGTCGCAGGATCGAAGCGATTCACCTTGCTATTCTCGATATCGACCCACAAGAGGGAGTGGGTGGCGGCATCCCAGGAAGGTCCTTCCCCCAGAGTTGCCTGAATATCAAGTACGCACTTTGCCTGGTAGGTCTGCATTGGGCCAGCTATCCGTCGTTCAAGGGGTGTTGTGAGACTTTAGGAAGACCTTCTAAACTAGTTATTGGCTTGAACTTCAAGCATCACCGCCGATCGTAGGCCTCTTGGCTATGATCTGCAAGGATATCCCCCAGCCCCAGAGCCTTCCCCATGGCCGATAGCCAGTACTCCCAAGAACTTCGGGTCGCCATTCAGGCAGTTGTCGAAGCCAGCAAAATCTGCCGTCACATTCAATCGACGGAAGATTTTGCGGAACTGTCGAAGAATGACCGCAGTCCTGTGACCGTGGCCGACTTTGGCAGCCAAGCCGTGGTTTGTAAGGCAATTCATGAAGCCTTCCCGGAAGATCCGATGATCGCCGAAGAAGATTCGGCGGCGCTGCGTTTGCCCGATCAGATTTCGGTACTAAATAGGGTCGTCAAAGAAGTGGGTAAGGTCGTTCCAGACGCCACCCAAGAGCAGGTCCTTGGCTGGATCGATCAAGGGATCTCTCGCGATCCGGCTCCCCGGACCTGGACGCTCGATCCGATCGACGGCACGAAAGGCTTCCTTCGCAAGGAACAGTACGCGATCGCCCTGGCCCTGCTGGTCGACGGTCAGGTGAAAGTGGCGGCGCTGGCTTGCCCGAACTTGGGGACGATCGAAAGCGATGAGGTGGGCTTCCTCTTCACCGCGATCCGCGGCGAAGGGGCTTACGTTTCTCCACTTTCCGATCCGAACGATCGCACACGCATCTCGACCTCAGGCTGCATCTTTACGCGTGACGCTCGCTTCTGCGAATCGGTCGAGTCAGGCCATAGCGATCACAGCTGGTCGTCCGAAATCGCCCAGTCGCTCGGCATGACGCGAGATTCGGTTCGCCTCGACAGCCAGGCCAAGTATGCCGTAGTAGCACGTGGCGAAGCCGAGATCTATTTGCGTTTGCCCACCAAGCCAGGCTACGTTGAGAAGATCTGGGATCACGCGGCCGGCTGCCTGGTGATTGAAGAAGCAGGCGGCACGGTTACCGACGTGCATGGCTACCCGCTCGACTTCTCGCGGGGTGCGCTGCTTTCCGAGAACCAGGGAATCATCGCGACCAACGGCACGCTGCACGAAGCTGTCGTGACTGCCGTGAAGAAGTGCAACGAAAACAGCTAGATCAGCCGGATCGACTTCGGCTCGAAGCTAAGTTCTACAGAAACCGTGTCCTGCTCGACATGGACATGGTAAGTGCGGGCATTGAAGCGATCGATGTCCGCATCCAGATATTTGCCATCGGTCAGGCGAAATCGCCAGTGATGCACCGGACAGGCAACCGCTCCATCGCAGACGTTGCCCTTGGCAAGATTCGCTCCGGCATGAGGGCACATCGCGTCAATGGCGAAGATTCCCTCGTCAGTTTTAAAGAGGCCAATCCACGCTTCGTCGACGATCACGAGCTTTCCGCCATGTTCTGGCAGGTCGGAAAGCTTCGCCAAGGAAACGAATCGCGACACGGCTTCCGATGCCTTAAGCCGTGACGAGCGACTTCAAACGCTCGTGGGCTTCCAAAAGAAGCTGCTCGGTTTCTTCCCAACCGATACAAGCATCGGTAATTGAAACGCCGTATTCCAACTGACTGATGTCGTCGGTCAGCTTTTGATTGCCTGGTTTGATATTGCTTTCCAGCATCATGCCAGCAATGGCACGGCAACCTTCCGCACGCTGTTCCAGCACATCTCGCCACGCAGCTGCCTGACGCGTGTGGTCCTTCAGCGAGTTCCCATGGCTGCAGTCGACCAGCAAGCGAGGCTGCTGATTTCGCTTTTCCAACTGAGCAATCGCGTCGGCGATCTTCTCACGCGAGTAGTTCGGGCCTGAGCGGCCGCCACGAAGAATCAGGTGGCCCCAAGGATTCCCCTTCGAGTGGATCACGCAGGTGGCGCCTTCGCCGTCGATGCCCAGGAAACTGTGCGGAGCGTTCGAGGACGTCATCGCGTCCAAGGCAATCTGCAGATCGCCATCGGTACCATTCTTGAAACCGATCGGCATCGACAGGCCACTGGCCATCTGGCGATGGGTCGGCGACTCGGTCGTTCGAGCAC encodes:
- a CDS encoding Rieske (2Fe-2S) protein, which codes for MSRFVSLAKLSDLPEHGGKLVIVDEAWIGLFKTDEGIFAIDAMCPHAGANLAKGNVCDGAVACPVHHWRFRLTDGKYLDADIDRFNARTYHVHVEQDTVSVELSFEPKSIRLI
- a CDS encoding 3'(2'),5'-bisphosphate nucleotidase → MADSQYSQELRVAIQAVVEASKICRHIQSTEDFAELSKNDRSPVTVADFGSQAVVCKAIHEAFPEDPMIAEEDSAALRLPDQISVLNRVVKEVGKVVPDATQEQVLGWIDQGISRDPAPRTWTLDPIDGTKGFLRKEQYAIALALLVDGQVKVAALACPNLGTIESDEVGFLFTAIRGEGAYVSPLSDPNDRTRISTSGCIFTRDARFCESVESGHSDHSWSSEIAQSLGMTRDSVRLDSQAKYAVVARGEAEIYLRLPTKPGYVEKIWDHAAGCLVIEEAGGTVTDVHGYPLDFSRGALLSENQGIIATNGTLHEAVVTAVKKCNENS
- a CDS encoding 3-deoxy-7-phosphoheptulonate synthase, with protein sequence MHQTDNINVHRIEKLAPPSEIKQEFPSSEAAQDFVFETRQHIQKILAGEEDRLIAVVGPCSIHNVDMAIEYATRLKKLSDQVSETMLVVMRVYFEKPRTTVGWKGLINDPHLDDTFDIAEGYRLARKLLVHLAEAGVPAATEALEPVTPQYIADLISLASIGARTTESPTHRQMASGLSMPIGFKNGTDGDLQIALDAMTSSNAPHSFLGIDGEGATCVIHSKGNPWGHLILRGGRSGPNYSREKIADAIAQLEKRNQQPRLLVDCSHGNSLKDHTRQAAAWRDVLEQRAEGCRAIAGMMLESNIKPGNQKLTDDISQLEYGVSITDACIGWEETEQLLLEAHERLKSLVTA
- a CDS encoding SMP-30/gluconolactonase/LRE family protein, giving the protein MQTYQAKCVLDIQATLGEGPSWDAATHSLLWVDIENSKVNRFDPATGKNESWTVEKECSFAIASTSGDIIVGTRDGIVRLNPATGEIVKVANPETNGATTRFNDAKCDPRGRLFAGTISDTRTPGDANCYRFDSQFHYETVVPGVVNSNGLCWSPDHTVFYYIDTATRKVDAFDYDIETGAICNRRTVVDIPESMGIGKPDGMTIDAEGMLWTGMWGGASVCRWNPATGELIGKIEMPCPNVTSCCFGGEKLDQLYITTPRKGLDADQLAKYPHAGGLFLCEPGVSGAVTTPFAG